Below is a window of Arthrobacter sp. SLBN-112 DNA.
CGGACTGCACATCGAGGACCAGTTCAACCCGAAACGCTGTGGCCACCTCGACGGCAAGAACGTCGTGGACCTGGAGACCGCCACCAAACGCATCCGCGCCGCGGCCGACGCCCGGCGCGACCCGAACTTCCTGATCATGGCCCGCACCGACATCCGCGCCACCGACGGACTGTCAGCGGCACAGGACCGTGCCAAAGCCCTCGTCGACGCCGGCGCGGACGCGATCTTCCCCGAAGCCATGCGCGACCTCAGCGAATTCCAGGCCATCCGCGACGCAGTCGACGTCCCAATCCTGGCCAACATGACCGAATTCGGCAAAAGCGACCTCTTCACGGTGAACGAGCTGGCCGGCGTCGGCGTCAACATGGTCATCTACCCGGTGACGCTGCTCCGTAGTGCCATGGGCGCTGCTGAGCGTACTCTGGAATCGATCAGATCCGACGGCACCCAGGAGGCACAGGTTCCAAGCATGCTGACCCGTGCCCGGCTCTACGACCTCGTCGACTACGAGGCCTACAACCACTTCGACACCGGGGTATTCAACTTCCGCATCCCCGGAACCTGACAGTCGGCCCTGGCACCACCGGAATGCCGGCAGCAGCCGGACACTGGCTTTAGGAACACTGGCTTCAGAAACACTGGCTCTAGGAACAAAGGAGTTTCAGCATGGCTGAAAATGAGATCAAGAAGGGCCTTGCCGGCGTCGTGGTGGACTACACCGCGGTCTCGAAGGTCAACCCGGACACGAACTCCCTGCTGTACCGGGGATACCCCGTCCAGGAGCTGGCCGCCCGGTGCAGCTTCGAGGAAGTGGCGTACCTGCTGTGGAACGGCGAACTGCCCAGCCAGGAGCAGCTAGCGGAGTTCACGGCCAAGGAGCGCGCCGGACGCGCCCTTGATCCGGTGGTCAAGACAGTCATCGACGCGTTGCCGACCACGGCGCATCCGATGGACGTATGCCGGACCGCCGCGTCGGTAATGGGCGCCCGGCACCCGCAGGCTGAAGACTCCTCCCGCGAGGCCAACATGGCCAAAGCCCTTGACCTGTTTGCCGCCATGCCCGCCGTGGTGGCCTACGACCAGCGCCGCCGCCATGGCCAGGATGTCGTGGAGCCGCGCGCTGACCTGGGCTACTCGGCGAATTTCCTGTGGATGGCCTTCGGCGAGGAACAGGTCCCGGAGGTGGTGGACGCCTTCAACGTCTCGATGATCCTTTACGCCGAGCACTCCTTCAACGCCTCCACGTTCACCGCCCGCGTGATCACCTCGACGCTCTCGGACCTGCACTCCGCCGTGACCGGAGCCATCGGGGCGCTCAAGGGTCCGCTGCACGGCGGCGCGAACGAAGCCGTCATGCACACCTTCGATGAGATCGGCATCCGGCAGGAGGAGTCCCTCGACGAGGCGGCGGCCCGGGCCAAGGCATGGATGGAAGATGCCCTGGCACAGAAGAAGAAAGTCATGGGCTTCGGCCACCGCGTGTACAAGCATGGCGATTCCCGGGTGCCCACCATGAAGGCCGCACTGGACAAGATGATTGCCCACTACGGCCGCCCGGAACTGCTGGGGCTGTACAACGGCCTGGAGAGCGCGATGGACGAGGCGAAGGCCATCAAGCCGAACCTCGACTACCCGGCCGGACCGACGTACCATCTCATGGGCTTCGACACCGCGACCTTCACTCCCCTGTTCGTAGCCAGCCGGATCACGGGTTGGACGGCGCACATCATGGAGCAGCTGGACGCCAACTCCCTGATCAGGCCGCTGAGCGAGTACATCGGCCCGGAGGAACGGCACCTTCCCTAGCATGTTCAGGACGCCCGACGGCGGGTGGGCACCATGGTGCCCACCCGCCGTCGGGCGTTAAGCATTGTGGTTGTGCAAGCGCCGGCTGCCGGCAGTTCAGCCCAACAGGCTCTCGGACGAGGCAACGGATTCGTTATCGGTGCCCATGGTGACGACGACATTCGCCTTTCCGCCTTCGAGCACCACGGGGAGCCAGTGGTCCGCGTCCTGCCACATCCGCTCCACGGGTAGGGAGTTCACAGGGAACCATTCGGGCAGGATTTCGTCGCTGGGGGCCGGCTCGCCGTGCCACAGCCGGGCGGTGAAGAGCCTGGTCTGCATGTTCCATTCCGGCCGGGCCGGAAAGACGAAGTGGACCGATCCCGCATCCGCCAAGTCTTCCACCTGCAGCACCACCCCGGTTTCTTCCAGGACTTCCCGGACCACCGCCTGCTCGTCGGTCTCCCCCGGTTCAACGTGGCCGCCGATGCCCACGATCTTGCCCCTGCCGAAACCTGTCTGCTTCAGCCCCAGAAGGACCTCGGTCCCGTCGGCCCCGTCACGGAGCAGGAAGCAAAGAGTCACGGCGGTGAATTGCATGTGCTCAACCCTATGCCAGCTGGTGAGGGCCTTCGTTATCCAGCGGCCGGTCCCGCGCCAACAAGTTCCGAACGGTATTCCACCGGAAGCCCCTTCTGCTCGAATTCCTTGTCCATTGCCTGTTGTGGCGTCAGGCCCTGGTTGTTCATTGCCTGGAATTCCCAGTTGAAGACGCTGGAATACACCTGCTGGAAGTCGCAAAGGAACCGCCCGTCCTTTAACTTGGCAAGCTGGTACCACGCGTTGCCACCGTCGAGTTGGAGGGCTTTGGCTCCCTCGTCCGAGATGGAAAAGGCGAGCCAGCCCTCGGCACAGCCCAGGACGGTGTAGAGATGTTGCTGGTCGGCGGGGATCGGAAAGACGACGCGCTGCTGGTCGCTTCGCTGCAGGTCCACGTTGTCCATGGTGCAGGGCACGCCGCCGGTGCTCAAGCCACCGGCGGCAGGGTTCACCGACTGGGCTGCCGAGGGTGAAGCGGTGGCAGCAGGATGTTCGCTGGCAAACGGTGTGGCGGACGGGCTGGCCGGCGGAGGGCTTCCGGTTGATTCCGAGGGCGTCGCCCCCGGTCCAGCCGCGGGCCGCTGAGCCATGGTTCCACCCACGAACACGGCGCCGGCCACGGCTGCGGCCGCGAGCAAGGTCGCAGCAGTTGTCCGGACGGCTGTCCGTGCCCGCTGGTTGCCTCGTTCCGGTGCCCTCGCCGTCAAGCGGATGACGTCTGTGTCCTCCGTGGGCGCCAAGGCCCGGGCGCCGTTGCCTCCGGCCGCCGTGTCCGGTGCCGTAGGCCGGGGTTTGGCGGCCTTCATCAACTGCTCGATGCGATCCATGGCTAGTCCTTCCGTTCGGTCATGAGATGTGCCGGTGCGGCCTTGGCGAAGGCCCGGCGTGCACGGTGCAGCCGTACGGAAGCGGTTGAGGGAGAACATTCAAGGGCCTGGCCAAGTTCGGGGATGGTGAGGTCATCCCAATAACTGAGCATGAGGATCTCGCGGTCCCGCTCCCGAAGGCGGCCAAGTATGTCCGCCACCGCAGCCTGTTCCCCGGTATCTTCCTGCGGAACGTTGCCGCGTGCTTCGCCCTCCAGCCGGTCAAGAAGTTCCTGGCGGCGGCGACGGCCCCTGTACTCGTTGCCGAGCACGTGCCGGGCCGTGGCGAGCAACCATCCGATGCCGGGCGGCTCCGGCAGTTGTTTTTCCCATGCAATCCGAAACACGTCGGCCGCCAACTCCTCGGCCCGGCACGTGTCGCTGATGCGGCAGGCGATGTACCGATAGACCCGCCCCGAATGCTGGGAATGCAGATCGATGAATGCCTGCTCTTCCGCTGCCAACATAGTATTTCCCCCCGGACACGTATTGACTTCCTCTTGAAGACTAAGTGTCCCGGGCCTGGCTGATTCTTACAGTCGCAGGAAGTTTTTTGTGGGGTTTGATGCACGCGCCGGGGGCCGGACCCCGGTGCTCAGCCCAGCGCCCTCGGATGCGCCGCGGCGTAGATCTCCCGCAGGGTATCGGCCGTGACCAGGGTGTATACCTGGGTGGTTGTCACGGAGGCGTGGCCCAGCAGTTCCTGAACCACGCGGACGTCAGCGCCGCCTTCGAGGAGGTGGGTGGCGAATGAGTGGCGCAGCGTATGGGGTGAGACGTCCCTGGTGATGTTGGCTTTCTCTGCCGCCGCCTTCAGGATGGTCCAGGCACTCTGGCGGCTGATCCTTCCACCGCGGGCGTTGAGGAAAAGCGCCGGCGTACCTTTGCCTTTGGCGGCGAGCAGCGGCCGGCCGCGGACCAGGTAGGCATCGAGGGCGCGCGCTCCGTAGGAGCCCAGCGGTACCAGCCGTTCTTTCGACCCCTTGCCGAAGAGCCGTACGATGGCAGGTCCTGAGCCAGGCTCTGCGAGGGAGATGTCATCCACGTCTAATCCCACGGCCTCACTGATCCGTGCCCCGGTGGAATAGAGGAATTCGAGCAGGGCACGGTCCCTAAGCCCCGTGGCCGTGTCCGTTCCCGCGGCCTCGAGGATGCGGGTTACCTCGTCGACGCTGATGGCCTTGGGCAGCCGTTTGCCGGCCATCGGCGGATGGACTTCGCTGGCAGGATCGGCCGGCGTGTAGCCTTCCAACGCCCAGAACTTGTGCAGTCCCCGCACCGCCACCACCGTTCGGGCCGCTGACCGCACGCCCAGGGTGGAGCCGCCGTCGGAACCGTCGGAGAGGGCACGGACGTAGCCGGTGACGTGGTGCCGGGTGATGTCCTCGGGGCGGCTGCAGCCGGCAGCGGCGAGGTAGCGGGCGTACCGGGCCAGGTCCCGGCGGTAGGCTGCCAGTGTGTTGGCGGCCAATCCCCGTTCCACGCCTACATGCTGCAGGTAGTCGGTGATGGCCCGGTCGATGGCCCCGAGGCGTCCCGCCGCCGGTTCCCCGGTCGCGGCCGTTTTCGGTGCCGGTTCCACCGAAATCACCGGTTCAGCCGAAGGACCGGGAACCATCAGCGCTGGCTGGGGTGTGCGGGCCAGGGGGCGTCGGCGGGCCGGAGTTCCTGGTAGTTGCCGGCGCGGGCCGCCGCGGCGGCGAGGATCCCGACGACGGCGGACGGGTTGTGCAGGCGCCCGGCCAGCACCGAGTCCACGGCATCGTCCAGGCTGATCCAGTGGAACTCGATCTCCGCTTCCTCGTCCGTGCGCTCGTGGCGTTCGAGGTGCGGGATCCCGGTCAGGTCGCGGGCCAGGTAGATGCGGATTGCCTCACTGGATGAGCCAGGGGAATTGAAGACGTCGGCCAGGACGTTCCAGGTGCCGGCGGCGAGGTCGGCTTCCTCGGCAAGTTCGCGGGCAGCCCCCACCACGAAGTCTTCGCCTTCGACGTCGAGAAGGCCGGCCGGCACTTCCCAGAGGTCCATGCCCACCGGGTGCCGGTACTGCTTCAGAAGCAGGATCTGCCCCTCAGCGTTCATGGGTAGTACTGCTACTGCCCCGGGATGATCGATGTAGTCACGGGTGAGGGCATCCCCGGACTCAGACAGCTGGAAGGTGTCGCTGACGACGTCCCAGATCCTGCCCTGGTACACCTTCTCGGTAGACAAAAGACGGCGCGGGCTTGGTGCATCCGAAACCTGTTTGGCAGGGGTGGTTTCAGGTGTACCAGGCATCGCGCCGTCCTTCTTCTGCTCTATTGACTACTTAGCGGTAACCGTACCGGATGCTACGGGCTTCCCTGCTGCGGGCGCAGCCGTGTCGGCAACAGCCTGCGAACCTGCGCCCTGGTGGTCCAGTGCCGCCTTCACCAGGCCGGTGAACAGCGGGTGCGGACGGGTGGGCCGCGAGCTCAGCTCGGGGTGAGCTTGCGTGGCCACATAATACGGGTGGACGTCGGCAGGCAGTTCAACGAATTCCACCAGCTTGCCGTCCGGGGACGTGCCGGAGAAGATCAGGCCCTTGTCGGCAATCTGCTGGCGGTACTTGTTGTTGACCTCGTAGCGGTGCCGGTGGCGTTCGCTGACGGTGGTCTTGCCGTACGTTCCGGCGATGACCGAGCCTTCGTCAAGCTTGGCTTCGTAAAGGCCCAGGCGCATGGTGCCGCCGAGATCGCCGCCACCCTCGACGTACTCAAGCTGTTCCTCCATGGTGGCGATCACGGGGTACTTGGACTCCGGCTCGAATTCGCTGGAGGATGCGCCCTCCAGACCCACCACGTTCCGGGCGTACTCGATGACCATGCACTGCAGGCCCAGGCACAGGCCCAGGACGGGGAGCTTGGTCTCGCGGGCGAACTTCAGGGCGCCGAGCTTGCCTTCGAGCCCGCGGATGCCGAACCCGCCCGGCACGCAGATGGCGTCGACGCCATCGAGCGCCCTGATGGCACCCTCGCGGGTTTCGCACTCGTCGGACGGGACCCAGCGGATCTTGACCTTGGCCTCGTTGGCGAAGCCGCCGGCACGCAGCGCTTCGGTGACCGAGAGGTAGGCGTCCGGGAGGTCAATGTACTTGCCCACCAGGGCAATTTCGACCTGGTGCTTCGGGTTGTGGACTGCGTCGAGCAGCTTGTCCCAGCTGGTCCAGTCCACATCCTTGAAAGGCAGGTCCAGGGCACGCACGATGTAGGAGTCCAGGCCCTGCGAGTGCAAGGTCTTCGGAATGTCGTAAATGCTGGGAGCGTCCGGGCAGCCGATGACGGCTTCGATGTCGACGTCGCACATGCGGCCGATCTTGGCGCGCATGGCTTCGGGAATTTCGCGGTCCGAACGGATCACGATCGCCTCGGGCTGGATACCGATGGAACGCAGCGCTGCCACGGAGTGCTGCGTGGGCTTGGTCTTCAGTTCCTGCGACGGTCCGATGTACGGAACCAGCGAGACGTGGACGAAGAAGACGTTGCCGCGGCCCACATCCTGGCGGACCTGGCGGGCAGATTCAAGGAACGGCTGGGATTCGATATCGCCGACGGTGCCACCAATTTCGGTGATGATGACATCCGGGGCGTTCTTGCCCTCAGCGGGCAGGCGCATGCGGCGTTTGATTTCATCCGTGATGTGCGGGATGACCTGGACCGTGTCACCAAGGTATTCGCCGCGGCGTTCCTTGGCAATCACGGTGGAGTACACCTGGCCGGTGGTCACGTTCGCGGAACCTTCAAGGTTCTCATCGAGGAAGCGCTCGTAGTGCCCGATGTCGAGGTCCGTCTCGGCGCCGTCGTCGGTGACGAAGACCTCGCCGTGCTGGAAGGGGTTCATTGTGCCCGGATCCACGTTCAGGTAGGGATCGAGCTTCTGCATCGTCACGGACAGGCCGCGGGCCCGGAGCAGGTGACCGAGGCTTGAGGCCGTCAGTCCCTTACCGAGCGAGGACGCCACACCGCCGGTGACGAAAATGTGCTTCGTCGTCTTGGAGGAGCCCGGGAACCGGGAATTTACACGGGAATTTGATCGCTGCACCACGGAATTCGAGCCTATCATCAATTCAGCCTTCCCGTTGTTGCGCCTGTCAGGCCCGCTGGGGCAGCAGCTTGGCGTCGCCCAGCAGTTCCCGGGCGTGGGCCTGCGCCGACTCGGAGTCCTCCTGGCCTGCCAGCATGCGGGCCAGTTCACGGACCCGTCCGGGACCGTCGAGGAGGCGGACATCACTTGATGTGAAGCCGGTGGCGGTTTTGCCGTCCGCTCCCCTGACGGAGGTTTTGGTCACTGTGATGTGCTGGTCAGCGAAAGCGGCCACCTGGGGAAGGTGGGTGACCACCAGCACCTGCACGTGGCGTGCCAGCATTGCCAGCCGCCGGCCAATCTCGACCGCGGCCCGTCCGCCCACGCCGGCGTCCACCTCGTCGAAGACGAACGTCGGGACCGGGTCCACGGCGGCGAGCACTACCTCGATCGCCAGCATGACGCGGGACAATTCACCGCCGGATGCGCCCTTGCCCAGCGGCCGGGCCGGGGCGCCGGAGTGGGGCTGGAGCAGGAAGCTGATCTCGTCCGCGCCGTGCGGCCCCAGCTGTCCGGCAGATTCAAGGTTGATCACCAGCGTGGCGTCCGCCATGGCCAGTGCCTTCAATTCGGCGCTGACGCGGGCCGAGAGGTCCTTGGCGGCCTTGGACCGGATCTTGCTGATGGCCGCAGACTGCTTCTTCAGCTCCGCTTCAGCCCGGACCACCTCGGCGTCCAGCGCTTCGATGCGCGAGGAATCGTCCTGCAGTTCGTCATACCGGACCCGCGCGGTTTCAGCCCACACCAGCACTTCGTCGATGGTGGGCGCGTATTTGCGGACCAGCTTGGCCAGGGCTGCCCTGCGGTCCTCGATCTCGGCCAGCCGTTCCGGCCCCTCCGAGTCCAGTCCAGCCTGGTAGCTGGCAAGTTCCGTGGCGATGTCGTTGAGCAGGAAGCCGACTTCGGCCAGGCGGGCTGCGGCGGAACCGAGCTCGGCATCGTGCTCTGCCACATGTTCCAGGGTTCGCTTGGCCGCATCCACCAAGGTGGTGGCATCCCCGGCTTCACCAAAGTCCTCGGCGATAAGCGCCTGGTGCGCGGTGCTGGCGGCAATCCGCAGTTCTTCGACGTTGGCTAGCTTTACGGCCTCCGCCTTAAGAAGCTCGTCCTCGCCCGGCTGCGGGTCCACGCCGTCGATCTCGGCGAGGGCGGCCTCCAGCGACTCCGCTTCCCGGAGCCGGTCCCGGGCGGCGCTGCGCAGGCTGTCCAGCTCAGCCTGGCTGGCCTTCCACCGGCCGTAAAGATGCTGGTAGGCGGCCAAAGGGCCGGCCAGGGTATCGCCGGCGAATTTGTCCAGCGCCTCGCGCTGGGCTGTGGCGCTCTTGAGGCGGATCTGGTCCGACTGGCCGTGCACCACCACCAGCGACTCGCCGATCTCGGCCAGCACGCCCACCGGAGCGGCCCGGCCGCCCAGGAACGCCCGGCTTCGGCCATCGGCACCCAGGCGACGCGCCAGGATCAGCTCGGCGCCGTCGTCGAACTCTTCTGCTTCCGCGCCGGCATCAAGGGCGCGGGCGATGGCGGGGTGCCCGGCCTCAAGCTTCAGGACTGCCTCGGCCGTGGCGCTCTTTGCGCCGCTGCGGACGGCCCCGGCATCCGACCGGGCCCCCAGCAGGAGGCCGACGGCGGTGACCACCATGGTCTTGCCGGCGCCGGTTTCGCCGGTCACCACGCTCAGCCCCGGACCGAGAGGAAGCGTTGCGTCGGTGATGACGCCCAGATCGCGGATTCTCAGTTCTTCAATCATGGATTCACTTTGCTGTCGACGAATCGGGGTCGCCGCCCGCGCCGTCCGGCTCCGGGACCTGCAGCGGCGGCATGGGCCGTGGCGTACGTACCAGCGGGATGGGTCCCGTGTGCACCGCATCGGCCTTGGGCACGGGGCCCCGCCAGCCGTGGATGGGCAGTTCAAACTTTCGGACCAGGCGGGCGGA
It encodes the following:
- a CDS encoding sigma-70 family RNA polymerase sigma factor; translation: MLAAEEQAFIDLHSQHSGRVYRYIACRISDTCRAEELAADVFRIAWEKQLPEPPGIGWLLATARHVLGNEYRGRRRRQELLDRLEGEARGNVPQEDTGEQAAVADILGRLRERDREILMLSYWDDLTIPELGQALECSPSTASVRLHRARRAFAKAAPAHLMTERKD
- the xerD gene encoding site-specific tyrosine recombinase XerD; amino-acid sequence: MVPGPSAEPVISVEPAPKTAATGEPAAGRLGAIDRAITDYLQHVGVERGLAANTLAAYRRDLARYARYLAAAGCSRPEDITRHHVTGYVRALSDGSDGGSTLGVRSAARTVVAVRGLHKFWALEGYTPADPASEVHPPMAGKRLPKAISVDEVTRILEAAGTDTATGLRDRALLEFLYSTGARISEAVGLDVDDISLAEPGSGPAIVRLFGKGSKERLVPLGSYGARALDAYLVRGRPLLAAKGKGTPALFLNARGGRISRQSAWTILKAAAEKANITRDVSPHTLRHSFATHLLEGGADVRVVQELLGHASVTTTQVYTLVTADTLREIYAAAHPRALG
- the recN gene encoding DNA repair protein RecN; the encoded protein is MIEELRIRDLGVITDATLPLGPGLSVVTGETGAGKTMVVTAVGLLLGARSDAGAVRSGAKSATAEAVLKLEAGHPAIARALDAGAEAEEFDDGAELILARRLGADGRSRAFLGGRAAPVGVLAEIGESLVVVHGQSDQIRLKSATAQREALDKFAGDTLAGPLAAYQHLYGRWKASQAELDSLRSAARDRLREAESLEAALAEIDGVDPQPGEDELLKAEAVKLANVEELRIAASTAHQALIAEDFGEAGDATTLVDAAKRTLEHVAEHDAELGSAAARLAEVGFLLNDIATELASYQAGLDSEGPERLAEIEDRRAALAKLVRKYAPTIDEVLVWAETARVRYDELQDDSSRIEALDAEVVRAEAELKKQSAAISKIRSKAAKDLSARVSAELKALAMADATLVINLESAGQLGPHGADEISFLLQPHSGAPARPLGKGASGGELSRVMLAIEVVLAAVDPVPTFVFDEVDAGVGGRAAVEIGRRLAMLARHVQVLVVTHLPQVAAFADQHITVTKTSVRGADGKTATGFTSSDVRLLDGPGRVRELARMLAGQEDSESAQAHARELLGDAKLLPQRA
- a CDS encoding NUDIX hydrolase, whose product is MPGTPETTPAKQVSDAPSPRRLLSTEKVYQGRIWDVVSDTFQLSESGDALTRDYIDHPGAVAVLPMNAEGQILLLKQYRHPVGMDLWEVPAGLLDVEGEDFVVGAARELAEEADLAAGTWNVLADVFNSPGSSSEAIRIYLARDLTGIPHLERHERTDEEAEIEFHWISLDDAVDSVLAGRLHNPSAVVGILAAAAARAGNYQELRPADAPWPAHPSQR
- a CDS encoding 8-oxo-dGTP diphosphatase, with protein sequence MQFTAVTLCFLLRDGADGTEVLLGLKQTGFGRGKIVGIGGHVEPGETDEQAVVREVLEETGVVLQVEDLADAGSVHFVFPARPEWNMQTRLFTARLWHGEPAPSDEILPEWFPVNSLPVERMWQDADHWLPVVLEGGKANVVVTMGTDNESVASSESLLG
- a CDS encoding CTP synthase encodes the protein MIGSNSVVQRSNSRVNSRFPGSSKTTKHIFVTGGVASSLGKGLTASSLGHLLRARGLSVTMQKLDPYLNVDPGTMNPFQHGEVFVTDDGAETDLDIGHYERFLDENLEGSANVTTGQVYSTVIAKERRGEYLGDTVQVIPHITDEIKRRMRLPAEGKNAPDVIITEIGGTVGDIESQPFLESARQVRQDVGRGNVFFVHVSLVPYIGPSQELKTKPTQHSVAALRSIGIQPEAIVIRSDREIPEAMRAKIGRMCDVDIEAVIGCPDAPSIYDIPKTLHSQGLDSYIVRALDLPFKDVDWTSWDKLLDAVHNPKHQVEIALVGKYIDLPDAYLSVTEALRAGGFANEAKVKIRWVPSDECETREGAIRALDGVDAICVPGGFGIRGLEGKLGALKFARETKLPVLGLCLGLQCMVIEYARNVVGLEGASSSEFEPESKYPVIATMEEQLEYVEGGGDLGGTMRLGLYEAKLDEGSVIAGTYGKTTVSERHRHRYEVNNKYRQQIADKGLIFSGTSPDGKLVEFVELPADVHPYYVATQAHPELSSRPTRPHPLFTGLVKAALDHQGAGSQAVADTAAPAAGKPVASGTVTAK
- a CDS encoding bifunctional 2-methylcitrate synthase/citrate synthase; this encodes MAENEIKKGLAGVVVDYTAVSKVNPDTNSLLYRGYPVQELAARCSFEEVAYLLWNGELPSQEQLAEFTAKERAGRALDPVVKTVIDALPTTAHPMDVCRTAASVMGARHPQAEDSSREANMAKALDLFAAMPAVVAYDQRRRHGQDVVEPRADLGYSANFLWMAFGEEQVPEVVDAFNVSMILYAEHSFNASTFTARVITSTLSDLHSAVTGAIGALKGPLHGGANEAVMHTFDEIGIRQEESLDEAAARAKAWMEDALAQKKKVMGFGHRVYKHGDSRVPTMKAALDKMIAHYGRPELLGLYNGLESAMDEAKAIKPNLDYPAGPTYHLMGFDTATFTPLFVASRITGWTAHIMEQLDANSLIRPLSEYIGPEERHLP